The following coding sequences lie in one Glycine soja cultivar W05 chromosome 16, ASM419377v2, whole genome shotgun sequence genomic window:
- the LOC114389745 gene encoding uncharacterized protein LOC114389745, which produces MNRSWIQAPRISDEYEKGVEDFLKFAQQHAPAVGGKYFCPCVNCVNGRHQALVVIRSHLICDGFIRSYTNWIWHGELPEVSLPADNEAVPLETGDRMEDMIRDLGQEGYLEAHVPYYEDLETDSKLPLYLGCTTFTRLSAVLALVNLKARFGWSDKILTELLVLLKNMLPNDNKLPNSHYEAKKILCPVGLEYKKIHACRNDCVLYRKEFVELRNCPTCGVSRYKQNDGEYTNDVASSNPRPAKVCWYLPIIPRFKRLFATTHDASNLKWHAVDRINDGFLRHPADSPQWKTIDHLYPEFGAEPRNLRLGLASDGMNPFGNLSTNHSSWPVSLMIYNLPPSLCMKRKYIMLSMMISGPRQPGNDIDVYLTPLIEDMCKLWVDMVDVYDANQGETFRLHAMIFCTINDFPTYGNLSGYSVKGHQAYPICEQNTSFIQLKHGKKTIYTRHRRFLKHYHPYRRLKKAFNGSQETEEPPEPLAHHEVYDRVKDIVTVFGKTQRKDHANKNIWKKRSVFFDLPYWTNLDVRHCLNIMHVEKNVCDSLLDTLLNIKGKTKDGLKCRQDLVNMGIRE; this is translated from the coding sequence ATGAATAGAAGTTGGATTCAAGCACCACGCATAAGCGATGAGTATGAAAAGGGGGTTGAAGATTTCTTGAAGTTTGCACAACAACATGCACCAGCTGTGGGTGGAAAGTATTTCTGCCCCTGCGTAAACTGTGTGAATGGAAGGCATCAGGCATTAGTTGTCATTAGATCACATCTAATTTGTGATGGCTTCATTCGGAGTTATACAAATTGGATATGGCACGGTGAATTGCCAGAGGTCTCATTACCTGCCGACAATGAGGCGGTACCGTTAGAAACCGGAGATCGAATGGAAGACATGATACGTGATCTTGGGCAAGAGGGATATTTGGAAGCTCATGTACCCTATTATGAAGATTTGGAAACAGATTCCAAGTTACCGTTGTACTTGGGGTGCACAACCTTCACTCGGTTATCTGCAGTGCTAGCTTTGGTCAACTTGAAGGCtagatttgggtggagtgacaaaattCTGACTGAGTTGCTTGTCTTATTGAAGAATATGCTTCCCAATGATAACAAGTTACCAAATAGTCACTACGAGGCTAAGAAGATATTATGTCCTGTGGGTCTGGAGTAcaagaagattcatgcttgccgtAATGATTGTGTGTTGTATAGAAAAGAGTTTGTCGAATTGCGGAATTGCCCAACATGTGGGGTATCACGATACAAACAAAATGACGGGGAATACACTAATGATGTAGCCTCATCCAACCCTCGTCCAGCAAAGGTTTGTTGGTACCTTCCAATtataccaaggtttaagcgattgTTTGCTACTACACATGATGCTTCTAACCTTAAATGGCATGCAGTTGACAGAATAAATGATGGGTTTCTCCGACATCCAGCTGATTCTCCACAGTGGAAGACAATTGATCACTTGTATCCTGAATTTGGAGCCGAACCAAGAAACCTTCGACTTGGTCTTGCTTCGGATGGCATGAATCCATTTGGTAACTTGTCCACTAATCATAGTTCATGGCCTGTGTCTCTAATGATTTACAACCTTCCTCCTTCGTTATGCATGAAGCGCAAATACattatgttgtctatgatgatatcgggtccaagacagccaggaaacgATATTGATGTGTACCTTACTCCTTTGATTGAAGACATGTGCAAGTTATGGGTAGACATGGTTGATGTGTATGATGCAAATCAGGGTGAGACTTTCAGGTTGCATGCGATGATATTTTGCACCATCAATGACTTTCCAACttatgggaatttgagtggatatagTGTGAAAGGTCACCAGGCTTATCCAATTTGTGAGCAAAACACAAGTTTCATCCAACTTAAACATGGGAAGAAGACAATTTATACACGGCATCGTaggtttttaaaacattatcaCCCCTATCGACGATTGAAGAAAGCATTTAATGGTAGCCAAGAGACTGAAGAACCTCCGGAACCGTTAGCTCACCATGAAGTGTATGACCGGGTGAAAGACATCGTAACTGTTTTTGGTAAGACACAGCGGAAGGATCATGCTAACAAGAAcatttggaagaaaaggtcagtgttctttgatcttccttATTGGACCAATCTAGATGTTCGGCATTGTCTCAAcattatgcatgtggagaagaATGTTTGTGATAGTTTACTTGACACCCTTCTTAACATcaaaggcaagacaaaggatggtcTGAAATGTCGACAGGATTTGGTCAATATGGGTATACGAGAATAG
- the LOC114390323 gene encoding uncharacterized protein LOC114390323: MQSVYPRHLEIPTFINPRSMEKEAKAAQLTIFYDGQVVVFDDFPADKVQETKMATAAGAVALLYYTLNRKLQTHDVIDEDGEENGSDSPADTPLGIGCVSHRLIQAPATWLETISTLSETLRFTYSETLGKWPIRDLAFGINFLLKRQGNYHVGSEFCGKDSVQLKGSEITAELKYLLNLLTLCWHFSKKPFPLFLEETGYTEENVLLREAKAGILKPTFTIIAYHKMGCLLLLIRGTHNIKDTLTTVTGNVVPFHHIVVNLGGVSDLVLGYAHCGMVAAARWIAKLATPCLLEALGHYPDYKVKIVGHSLGGGTAAILTYVLRERKELPVTTCITFAPAACMT, from the exons ATGCAGTCTGTTTATCCTCGCCACTTGGAGATTCCAACTTTTATTAACCCAAG GTCTATGGAGAAGGAGGCTAAAGCTGCTCAGTTGACTATCTTCTATGATGGGCAAgttgttgtgtttgatgatttTCCTGCTGATAAAGTGCAGGAGACGAAGATGGCTACTGCAGCAGGTGCAGTTGCCCTTTTGTACTACACATTGAATCGGAAATTGCAGACTCACGATGTAATTGATGAAGATGGTGAAGAAAATGGGAGTGATTCGCCAGCTGATACGCCATTAGGTATTGGCTGTGTTTCTCATCGGTTAATCCAAGCCCCTGCAACATGGTTGGAGACAATTTCTACATTGTCAGAAACTCTCAGGTTCACTTATTCGGAGACACTTGGGAAGTGGCCAATTAGGGATTTGGCGTTTGGTATCAACTTTCTTCTAAAGCGGCAG GGAAACTATCATGTGGGCAGTGAATTTTGTGGTAAGGACAGTGTACAGCTGAAAGGATCTGAAATTACTGCTGAACTTAAGTATCTCTTAAACTTGTTGACATTGTGTTGGCACTTTTCAAAGAAGCCCTTTCCCTTGTTTTTAGAAGAAACTGGCTACACTGAAGAAAACGTTCTCCTTCGAGAAGCAAAAGCAGGA ATTTTGAAACCAACTTTTACAATAATAGCTTATCACAAGATGGGATGCCTTTTGTTATTGATTCGTGGCACGCATAATATCAAGGATACTTTAACAACTGTTACTGGAAATGTGGTACCATTTCATCACATTGTTGTTAATCTGGGGGGTGTCAGTGATTTGGTTTTAGGTTATGCACATTGTGGAATGGTTGCTGCTGCTCGATGGATTGCAAAGCTCGCAACTCCTTGTCTCCTTGAAGCACTTGGCCACTACCCTGACTATAAAGTTAAG ATTGTAGGgcactctttgggtggaggaacTGCCGCAATTCTAACTTATGtgttgagagagagaaaggaactGCCCGTAACCACGTGCATTACATTTGCTCCAG CTGCTTGTATGACATAG